A single genomic interval of Helicobacter jaachi harbors:
- a CDS encoding ribose-phosphate pyrophosphokinase, which translates to MRGFKIFSGSAHTLFSNELAKYLDVSLSKATINRFSDGEINVQIGESVRGRDIFIIQPTCAPTNDNLMELLIMTDALKRSGANSINAVIPYFGYARQDRKAAPRVPISAKLVANLIEQSGVHRVITMDLHAGQIQGFFDIPVDNLYGSIVFRDYLRAKPFKNPIIASPDIGGVARARYFADRMGMDLVIVDKKRERANESEVMNIIGDVEGKDVILVDDMIDTAGTMCKAADVLKARGANSIMALGTHPVLSGPAFERIAKSALNEVVVTNSIPLRLAHPKVKVLSVAPLFAEVIRRIYHSESVNSLFI; encoded by the coding sequence ATGCGAGGTTTTAAAATTTTTAGTGGCTCTGCCCACACACTTTTTAGCAATGAGCTTGCCAAATACTTAGATGTGAGCCTCTCAAAAGCCACTATCAACCGCTTTAGTGATGGCGAAATTAATGTGCAAATTGGCGAATCCGTGCGCGGCAGGGATATTTTTATCATTCAGCCCACCTGCGCGCCTACAAATGACAATCTTATGGAATTATTGATTATGACAGATGCGCTCAAGCGCAGTGGGGCAAATAGCATTAATGCTGTAATCCCCTATTTTGGATACGCAAGGCAGGATAGAAAGGCTGCTCCTCGCGTGCCAATTAGTGCTAAGCTTGTCGCAAATCTCATCGAGCAAAGCGGCGTTCATCGCGTGATTACAATGGATTTGCACGCAGGACAAATTCAAGGATTTTTTGATATTCCAGTGGATAATTTGTATGGCTCTATTGTGTTTCGCGATTATTTACGCGCTAAACCTTTTAAAAATCCCATTATCGCTTCGCCCGATATTGGTGGAGTGGCGCGCGCTAGGTATTTTGCTGATAGAATGGGAATGGATTTAGTCATCGTGGATAAAAAGCGCGAGCGGGCAAATGAAAGTGAAGTGATGAATATTATTGGCGATGTCGAGGGGAAAGATGTCATTTTAGTTGATGATATGATTGATACAGCAGGCACGATGTGTAAGGCTGCTGATGTGCTAAAGGCGCGCGGGGCAAATAGCATCATGGCTTTAGGCACACACCCCGTGCTAAGCGGTCCTGCTTTTGAGCGCATTGCTAAAAGTGCGCTTAATGAAGTTGTAGTAACAAATTCTATCCCTCTGCGCCTTGCTCACCCAAAGGTAAAGGTTTTAAGCGTAGCGCCGCTTTTTGCGGAGGTCATACGCAGAATCTACCACAGCGAAAGTGTCAATTCGCTCTTTATCTAA
- a CDS encoding sulfite exporter TauE/SafE family protein yields MHNIELLTLVSIAFFTSLGHCVGMCGGIVLAYSSCLNAKNALDSKLDSVDSIKSTESTIAKPSFLSQIPYHLAYHGGKITTYCFLGFIAGSIGQFAMPEAHIKHFALLIIGILLIIFGLSLACFAPLKRLFSAFSSLPSTFLHKLISIMRPLLQYPSTYRIFALGLCNGLLPCGIVYYFLLTAAVAGSGINGAFIMCLFGLACAPSLLTLGLLSSFLQHKRAIFLRLGGVAMVAFGGYEVYKSLKAMM; encoded by the coding sequence ATGCACAATATTGAGCTTTTAACCCTTGTAAGTATTGCTTTTTTCACTTCACTTGGACATTGCGTAGGTATGTGCGGGGGCATAGTGCTTGCGTATAGCAGCTGCTTAAATGCTAAAAATGCGCTAGATTCTAAGCTAGATTCTGTAGATTCTATAAAATCCACAGAATCTACAATCGCAAAACCCTCATTTCTTAGCCAAATCCCCTATCATCTTGCCTATCATGGTGGCAAAATCACTACTTATTGCTTTCTTGGCTTTATTGCCGGTAGCATTGGGCAGTTTGCTATGCCAGAGGCGCATATTAAACATTTTGCTTTGCTTATCATTGGCATTTTGCTTATTATCTTTGGCTTAAGTTTAGCGTGCTTTGCACCGCTTAAGCGGCTTTTTAGCGCCTTTAGTTCCTTGCCCTCTACATTTTTGCATAAACTCATAAGCATTATGCGCCCTTTGTTGCAATACCCCTCCACATATAGAATCTTCGCACTAGGCTTATGTAATGGCTTGCTGCCTTGTGGAATTGTGTATTATTTTTTGCTAACAGCGGCTGTAGCGGGGAGTGGGATAAATGGAGCATTTATTATGTGTCTTTTTGGCTTAGCCTGCGCGCCCTCACTGCTCACACTTGGACTTTTAAGCTCATTTTTGCAACATAAACGCGCTATTTTCTTACGGCTTGGCGGTGTGGCTATGGTGGCTTTTGGCGGCTATGAAGTATATAAATCTTTAAAGGCTATGATGTAA
- the gmhB gene encoding D-glycero-beta-D-manno-heptose 1,7-bisphosphate 7-phosphatase, giving the protein MKCAFFDRDGVINKDLGYVYRIEDFVFCDGLFELLQTLKAQDYLLLVITNQSGIARGLYTESHLHTLHTYMQQCLQDKLGFNFDRIYFCPHAPEAHCECRKPNIGMIKQACKDFEIDLSRSFFVGDKITDMQCAQNANINEKFFLSNTNLADNSLKNVQNITTLRQLHSIIKAHQTQS; this is encoded by the coding sequence ATGAAATGTGCTTTTTTTGATAGAGATGGCGTGATAAATAAAGATTTAGGCTATGTGTATAGGATAGAGGATTTTGTCTTTTGCGATGGTTTATTTGAGCTTTTGCAAACGCTTAAAGCACAAGATTATCTTTTGCTAGTTATTACTAATCAATCTGGCATTGCGCGCGGGCTTTATACAGAATCTCACCTGCACACGCTTCATACATATATGCAGCAATGCCTGCAAGATAAGCTAGGCTTTAATTTTGATAGAATCTACTTCTGTCCTCACGCACCAGAGGCGCATTGCGAGTGTCGCAAGCCCAACATTGGTATGATAAAGCAAGCCTGCAAGGACTTTGAAATTGATTTGTCGCGCTCATTTTTTGTGGGCGATAAAATTACAGATATGCAGTGTGCGCAAAATGCTAATATTAATGAGAAATTTTTCTTATCAAACACAAATCTAGCGGATAATTCACTCAAAAATGTGCAGAATATTACCACTTTGCGCCAACTCCATAGTATAATAAAAGCACACCAAACACAATCTTAA
- the rfaD gene encoding ADP-glyceromanno-heptose 6-epimerase, which produces MKYIYDDLADKRILITGGAGFIGSNLAFYFQEFHPQAQVYIFDKFRDDTHFPSGNPTSLGHFKNLLGFKGEIITGDITNKGDLEALRAYDFDIIFHQAAISDTTVLNQELVLKTNHEAFLHLLEIAKDSRAIMIYASSAGTYGNSPAPNIVGGGEVPENVYGFSKLCMDESVRKILHNEPTRHIIGLRYFNVYGEREYYKGKTASMILQLGLQALRDKKVRLFKHGEQKRDFVYIKDVIQANVKAIESAHSGIYNVGSGEARSFNDIITCLKDGLGDFEVEYFDNPYSFFQTHTQADITSTQEHLSYSPHFSLEKGVSAYLNDIKHTFERIKCFS; this is translated from the coding sequence ATGAAGTATATTTATGATGACTTAGCAGATAAAAGGATATTAATCACCGGTGGAGCGGGATTTATCGGCAGTAATCTTGCCTTTTATTTTCAAGAGTTTCACCCCCAAGCGCAAGTATATATTTTTGATAAATTCCGCGATGATACGCACTTCCCTAGCGGCAATCCCACATCTTTGGGGCATTTTAAGAATCTCTTAGGCTTTAAGGGTGAAATTATTACAGGCGATATTACCAATAAAGGCGATTTGGAGGCATTGCGCGCGTATGATTTTGATATTATTTTTCATCAAGCAGCCATTTCTGATACCACCGTGCTTAATCAAGAGCTTGTGTTAAAGACTAATCACGAGGCGTTTTTGCACCTGCTTGAGATTGCTAAAGATTCTAGGGCTATAATGATTTATGCCTCATCGGCTGGCACTTATGGCAATTCACCCGCGCCAAATATCGTAGGCGGCGGCGAAGTGCCTGAAAATGTATATGGATTTTCTAAGCTTTGTATGGACGAAAGTGTGAGAAAAATCCTACATAATGAGCCTACACGCCACATTATTGGCTTGCGCTACTTTAATGTTTATGGAGAGCGCGAATATTATAAGGGCAAAACCGCCTCGATGATTTTGCAGCTAGGATTGCAGGCGTTAAGGGATAAAAAAGTGCGGCTTTTTAAACACGGCGAGCAAAAGCGTGATTTTGTGTATATAAAAGATGTCATTCAAGCCAATGTCAAAGCGATAGAATCTGCTCATAGCGGCATTTATAATGTCGGCAGCGGCGAGGCTAGAAGCTTTAATGACATTATCACTTGTCTAAAAGATGGGCTTGGAGACTTTGAGGTAGAGTATTTTGATAATCCCTATAGCTTTTTCCAAACGCACACGCAGGCTGATATCACCTCCACGCAAGAGCATCTCTCATATAGCCCACATTTTAGCCTTGAAAAGGGTGTTAGCGCCTACCTTAACGATATCAAACATACTTTTGAGCGTATAAAATGTTTTTCTTAG
- the rfaE1 gene encoding D-glycero-beta-D-manno-heptose-7-phosphate kinase, which produces MFFLESKHPKILVIGDLMIDHYVWGSCERISPEAPVQVVDVKDESNRLGGACNVANNLIALKAQVFVCGVVGNDEAGLWLGDKLESMGVDISYLFVDTSRPTTKKTRIIIANQQVLRVDRESKLPIDSIIVQDIMQRLDALLDEVDCIIISDYNKGLLSYELTQFIIKHARSKNRLVLCDPKGNDYSKYSGATLLTPNKKEAQLATGIEINDTPSLIHAGMALKTQCHLDISLITLSEDGIGVFDNNTMRVIPTKAKEVYDVTGAGDTVIAALGFSLSSGCDIWQACEFANAAAAVVVGKVGSAVASHKEIMQYLHAQSANMQQHTESKIITLENLLEILKNSANNKIVFTNGCFDILHIGHLSYLNAARDLGDMLIIGLNSDDSVKRLKGEHRPINPLHNRALMLAGLACVDYVVSFSQDTPLELIKAIKPDVLVKGGDYKDKIIIGREYAKEVVLLDFVEGYSTSNIIQSIKGQSTQRSKK; this is translated from the coding sequence ATGTTTTTCTTAGAATCTAAACACCCAAAAATCCTTGTCATAGGTGATTTGATGATTGACCACTATGTGTGGGGGAGCTGCGAGCGCATTTCGCCTGAAGCGCCCGTGCAGGTGGTTGATGTCAAAGATGAGAGCAATCGCTTAGGTGGGGCGTGCAATGTGGCTAATAATCTTATCGCGCTTAAGGCGCAAGTATTTGTGTGCGGCGTGGTGGGCAATGATGAGGCGGGATTGTGGCTTGGGGATAAATTAGAATCTATGGGCGTTGATATTTCATATCTATTTGTGGATACTTCGCGCCCTACGACTAAAAAAACGCGCATTATTATTGCTAATCAACAAGTGCTGCGCGTGGATAGAGAGAGCAAACTGCCCATAGATTCTATAATCGTGCAAGATATTATGCAACGCCTTGATGCGCTGCTTGATGAAGTGGATTGCATTATTATTTCAGATTATAATAAAGGGCTTTTAAGCTATGAACTCACGCAATTTATCATTAAACACGCTAGAAGTAAAAATAGGCTTGTATTATGCGACCCTAAGGGCAATGATTATAGCAAATACAGCGGAGCTACGCTGCTTACGCCTAATAAAAAAGAAGCCCAGCTCGCCACAGGTATTGAGATTAATGACACTCCATCGCTTATACACGCAGGAATGGCGCTTAAAACACAATGCCATTTAGATATTTCACTCATTACGCTTAGCGAAGATGGTATTGGCGTCTTTGATAATAACACTATGCGCGTAATTCCTACAAAAGCAAAAGAGGTGTATGATGTAACTGGAGCGGGCGATACGGTCATTGCCGCGCTTGGCTTTAGCTTAAGCAGTGGGTGTGATATTTGGCAGGCTTGCGAGTTTGCAAATGCCGCTGCTGCTGTGGTGGTGGGCAAAGTGGGCAGCGCGGTAGCCTCACATAAAGAAATTATGCAATACCTCCATGCGCAATCTGCCAATATGCAACAGCATACAGAATCTAAAATCATCACGCTAGAAAATCTACTAGAAATTCTAAAAAATAGTGCTAATAATAAAATTGTTTTCACTAATGGCTGCTTTGATATACTGCATATTGGGCATTTAAGCTATCTTAATGCCGCAAGAGATTTAGGCGATATGCTCATCATAGGCTTAAATAGCGATGATTCTGTAAAAAGGCTAAAGGGTGAGCATAGACCCATTAATCCCCTGCATAATCGCGCACTTATGCTTGCGGGCTTAGCGTGCGTGGATTATGTGGTGAGCTTTTCGCAAGATACGCCCTTAGAGCTAATTAAAGCCATTAAGCCCGATGTGCTTGTAAAAGGCGGAGATTATAAAGATAAAATTATTATAGGCAGGGAATATGCCAAAGAGGTGGTTTTGCTAGATTTTGTAGAGGGCTATTCTACTTCAAATATTATTCAATCCATAAAAGGGCAATCCACACAAAGGAGCAAAAAATGA
- the gmhA gene encoding D-sedoheptulose 7-phosphate isomerase — translation MTSFIESEFSAHLASAQKIFALTPLVEKSALMLNQCLDNGGKILICGNGGSAADAQHFAAELTGRYKKERKALAAIALSVDTSALTAIGNDYGFEFVFSRQVEALANKGDVLFAISTSGNSPNVLNAAKIARQKQCAIIGLSGKDGGKLNEVCDINLVMPDKDTPRIQELHILIIHILCDLIERHCIEHS, via the coding sequence ATGACATCATTTATAGAATCTGAATTTAGCGCGCATTTAGCCAGTGCGCAAAAGATTTTTGCACTCACGCCACTTGTGGAAAAAAGTGCTTTAATGCTCAATCAATGCCTTGATAATGGAGGTAAGATTCTCATCTGCGGCAATGGCGGAAGCGCTGCTGATGCGCAGCATTTTGCCGCTGAACTCACAGGACGCTACAAAAAAGAGCGCAAAGCCCTAGCTGCTATCGCGCTAAGCGTGGATACTTCGGCATTAACTGCCATTGGAAATGACTATGGCTTTGAATTTGTATTCTCTCGCCAAGTTGAAGCCCTAGCCAATAAAGGCGATGTGCTATTTGCTATCTCTACAAGCGGCAACTCGCCAAATGTGCTCAATGCTGCCAAAATCGCACGCCAAAAGCAGTGCGCAATCATCGGCTTAAGCGGCAAAGATGGCGGCAAACTTAATGAAGTGTGTGATATTAATCTTGTTATGCCAGATAAGGACACGCCTAGAATCCAAGAGCTGCATATTCTTATTATACATATTTTATGCGATTTAATTGAGCGGCACTGCATAGAGCATTCATAG